ATTTCTCCCCCTTTTAGTTAGCCGGGATCCGAACTAACTTTTTAAGGGGCGACGAAGCACGCCTGCTGTAGTTGCCACGTCCGCCACTCTGACTATGCCGTCTCTGCCAGGGAACAACGCCGTCACTCGTCCTCTGGGCCATGATCCTCGAGGCAAATTGCCATCGGCAATGAGGACCAGATCTCCTACTGCTATGTTGGGAGCTTCTCCGTTGCTTGATCTCGGTACTAGAGTAGGTAGATATTCACGGACCCAGCGTCGCCAAAAGTGATCCGTCAACCGCATTGCTCTGCGCCAGCTGCTCCTGCTCAGCAGATCTGCTTCCGTCATCGTCGCAGGAATCGGTCGACCAGATGACGCGCCAAGCAGGAAGTGGGCAGGGGTGAGAGCCTCTTCGCTGGTGGAATCGGAAGACACGTGCGTGAGCGGCCGCGCATTCACTAGCGCCTCAGCCTCAGCCAGCAGGGTGCGCAGTACCTCGTCTGACGGTGCGCGCTCGG
This region of Choristoneura fumiferana chromosome 11, NRCan_CFum_1, whole genome shotgun sequence genomic DNA includes:
- the LOC141433004 gene encoding uncharacterized protein, whose protein sequence is MALRRFVARRGTPTEIWSDNGTAFVGANRELRTLYASATSNYAANEKINWRFLPPSAPFMGGAWERLVRNVRTALRVTLTERAPSDEVLRTLLAEAEALVNARPLTHVSSDSTSEEALTPAHFLLGASSGRPIPATMTEADLLSRSSWRRAMRLTDHFWRRWVREYLPTLVPRSSNGEAPNIAVGDLVLIADGNLPRGSWPRGRVTALFPGRDGIVRVADVATTAGVLRRPLKS